GAAGTTTTTCAATGTTCTTTCGATAACTGTGAACAAATATTGTCTCTTTAGATGGTATATTATGATTCAGCTGGATGGATCATTGTTATGAATTGATGTCACCCACACTTCGAAATCTATATCCATCTACGATCTATGTTGTGTAATACATGAGATtccattcataaaaataaaaattatctacgAAAAATTTAACAGGGTTAAAAGGAAGGTTAAAAATAGCTACCGAAAATAAAGAcgtataaaagaaaaatgtttgcaATGACTCAAATAAATTACTGTAATCATACGAAAGAATGATGTCTAAGATCACATTTACGAACCTTTCATCTCCAATGACGTCGTTTATCGTATTCTTAAATTCTTCCCCAGTGAATGTTTCCAATTCAAGTTTGACTCCAATCTTGTGATGTTCATATTTCTCTGTATTGTACCATTGGTCACCCAACATTGGGAAACCAATCAGAGGTACTCCTGCTGTTATAGCTTCATCTGTTGATTGTAGACCTCCTTGTGTTACGAATACCTTGATCTTTGGATGCCCTGAAAAAGATTAATACATTTAAgtgttttctatatttttagtatttatgatgaattaaaataatctcAAGGGACATTAAAAAGCATGAACCTAAGACTATTTTGACTTACTTAATAGGTCAGACTGTGGCAACCACTTCGATATCCTAATGTTGCTAGTACGTCCGGGGAGCTCATCTTTGTCCCACTTCCACAGCACGTCGTAAGGTAGCTCGGAGAATGCTTTGACCAGTATTTGTACCTTCTCTGGTGGTAACAGCGAAGGTTGTACATTTGTACCAAAACTGATGTATATCACGCCATTTTTGGATGAGTCCAAGAACGTTTTTAAATCCTAGAAAAGAAATCCTTGTTACTATTTTATTGATAAGATTAGTACTAATTATTTCAATGTATTATCTATgatatttgaatattataataacgtTAGTCAGCATGATGATAACTTATTTAGGTCATTGTCATTCAAAATAATCCATggatatatttaaaaagataaGATGTCTGGCCGTACAAATGTTACATGACtttgtaaatttttattataattgttacatcatcatcctccgagccttttcccaaactatgttggggtcggcttccagtctaaccggattcagctgagtaccagtgctttacaagaagcgactgcctatctgacctcctcaacccagttacccgggcaacccgataccccttggttagactggtgtcagacttactggcttctgactacccgtaacgactgccaaggatgttcaatgacagccgggacctacagtttaacgtgccatccgaaacacagtcattggtgtctaagatatacttagaaagtacatacaaacttagaaaagttgcattgatacttgcctgacctggaatcgaacccgcgccctcatactcgagaggttggttctttgcccactaggccaccacgactttattataattgttacaacatatatttatttacatttttgcaCATCATTGCGGAAAATTACCGACATTATTACACTTTGACCTGCAGTAATTAAgccttacatttttatttaataattatttgtaatgcaCACACTACCTAGTACAACAAATGACTTGCGTCATTTACAGCCGTTCCTATTTTACGTCTATACATTTACTAGCGATAACATTTTCACATTAGACTCCACAAGTAATGTcaatccaaaacaaaactatactGGGAATGGCTATTAAAGGAGAAAGATGACTTACCGCAGGTAATTCTTTCTTAGGTTTTTGATGCACTCCACCCATATAAACAACGCTAGGTGGAACTGCACGATTGCCTTCCCAAATAGGGTGAATATTCAAAAACAGCATCTCAACATTATTCTTAAGTTCACTTATAGGTGGCGTATCTGGCCCAAATAGCCTTTGGAGCATCTTGTCTTCTCTCTTCTCAATCTCACCTAGTATATCATAATTCATTTTATAAAAGTCCCATAGCTCCACTAATTTCTCCTTTATAGATAGGTTGTAAATTCTCTTGCCTAAGCTGTCAGGGTACAGCATAGGATGCCAAGAAGCTCCAATCGTTTCCACGTTAAAGTTCATAGTTCCAAACGAAGATACAGCAATCAAAGGAGCTTTGAAAACATGAGACAAAACCAATGCTGATCGTGTACAAGCTTCTACTAGGATCAAATCAAACTTTTCTTCTTTTATTAATCTTTGAACCTCATCCACTTTTATTTCATCTTCGAAAGCTTCAATCAACATATTGAAAGCGAATTGCATTCCTGTTATTAAGTTTCCATTTCCAGCCGATGTTACTTCGTAAAGTCTTCTAGCTCTTTCGTAAGTAAAGTGGACATCAATTTCTGTAAGATTAGCTGGTGCTTCTCCTTTTGGGAAGGCGGGATCTGGTGTGATGACCGTGACTTCATGTCCTCGTTTTGCAAGTTCTTGAGTTAGTGGACGAAACGCTACTTGATGACTGATAGACGGCACTGGGAACATAGCCAGTATTTTTGCAGCATCATTGAATGATatggacaataaaaatattagtagaACAGGCGACATTGTCGTGTTGACGGTTGAAACAACTATGGGAAGTAATGTTAACGCTGGTCTTTATATAGTTATCTacatattttgattaatttattgctGAACAATGTTTGTTTGGTGTTATTGATAATACTATCTTATAAAACGTGTCTGAACAAGTTTCTTTGACTGAAGTTCGAGAATACAATAGATTTTATTGTTTCTGTGGTTTTGTACAGCGTTTTGAATTTGTCATAATTCACGTAAATAATGAAAACTGTCACAAATCATATGTTATTGCATGGAGATTGGCtggtccagtagtttctaaTATATtggtgtaagtcttgtataaatatttcttatggtcttaaatataaactttttggtGAGCGAGTGGTAAACAAAGATTGTGTTATTGAAATCCTAGTTTTATTGACAGGTAAGGGTGGTTCATGTGATACATTGTAACATCTGatatcccgcggtttcacccgtgtacCGTGGGAACGGCTGTCCGTACCGGGCAAAATATAGACTgcgttactcgggaagagtttaggtttgaaaaatattttcactgttttccaacagtgaaaaaatcaaatcttttcagtagtttcagaacctttaaggtacaaacaaacaaacaaatgagtgTTTCCTTGATTATAATAGTATTTATAGATtaatttatcttatttttttatttgtttgtatcagGCGTCTAAGCCCCATATAAACAAACACCCTTCAGCAAACAGCTTTTAAGCAGCTTCGTGTAATTCATCGTTTGGATATATATAATGTTTGGGTGTATAAAGGATGGAAACTCTAAAACAAGGAATGTAAGAATATAACATAATGATTTATGTGAAACACTTTTATTCATAAGACATATCTTAAATCTagaagaaatatattaaaaacaaataaacttcatGAACAActagttaaagaaataattaaaagagctctttaaaataataaggtaCTCCATGCTTCAGAATCTCAAGTTCAACAATTATGAACCTACTCTAACAAATTCAACGTCCAATACAATATTTCTAAACGACTAATCCTTAacattaaacaaataacaaaaaaaaaaaactaaaaacgtcTGTTCATTAAATGATTCTCACACAGGTATAAAATATAACCATGAAGGCTGAGTTGCATCATTTGCAACTATTTCGATAACCAAACAATTTCGTCAACTTCATTAAAGTgttctcaaaagggcttcagcgagTTGGCTTCGGCGATATGAGTAATAactatcccacccaaaacaaaaatgtgaaagactgccaagttcgataatatgggaatgcttcgcctataaaagaagtgagatctgaataagtaccaagttccatacacatacctcagttaaaaatagttactttttaatgatgttacttggaaagttttcatacaccttgttataaacctactaaacgcaatgaatcaagtatttaattttctattaaaacttgccaagtaacatcattaaaaagtaactatttttaactgaggtatgtgtatggaacttggtactcagatctcacttcttttataggcgaagcattcccatattatcgaacttggcagtctttcacatttttgttttgggtgggatttcatttatttttgtaaggttgtttatttttttttttcttatgatgaagttagttaaaggaatgtctcatttatactatcttttagattttttaatatgcactatgtttcttacaaagaaatgaactagattaactaaatggactagatttaccaactgactgacatgacatgttatcatatattatgttcgtggatcaaagttacacattcgttattttcgaaagtgattcacacttggccgttttcagatatttattttacttctaactacactattttacttctaactaaactaaatacaaaccattcgaagatatattatataaatatagataaatttagttcgttttagttccttaagggtataaatttacaccgggtataaaacaccttcattattttgaaaccgactcacacttggccattttcagatttttccctttaccttgacataaagacctacctccatgccaaatttcaagtcaatacgaccattggaagtggtctaggtttttgatgagtgagtcagtgaatcagtcagtcagtgagtgtatagtaaaaatagcgattttctgacgtcaatatctcaagacctacaataggtatattaatgaaattttgtattttagataagtgagggggtctcaatagatactagaaatttgatatgcgtaaataaaatagattttgagttacaggggggtcgaatttggcccgaaatggttcgtgtaatataacccacggccggtgtgtcgctttttttgctcgaacttggcggacacactgccgtgtgtctagatatgtAATAACTCTGttgacaataaataatatttagtcatTTACAGTATTTACACAGCCTCAAGTGTGCCTTCCAAAAACCCGGGACTCCATAGTCCCTTAGTCTGGTAGGAAACAAACCATGCCTTCACGTGGAATTGCCACCCACTGGTTAACTAAGCGATTTGACAATTCAAAATGGTTCGGTTAAGTTTTTACAGGAACTtagaaaattacaataatttttacTGCATTCAATTGTCTTTCAACTTCTTATGCTCTAAACTTATACTAAAATACTTCCACAAGCTGTACAATAAAAGAGAGATTAACAGGACAAAGCTTAATGCTACACTAAGTACAGTAAACACTAATTCTAGCTCTAAGTACTGTGTCCACGACATGTTGGCGGCGGGAGAGCGCAGATGTCGCGCGCCGCCGTGACGCAGCACGTGCTCCGTCCACCATACTGCATTTTCAAGTGGATGAACTGGTAGGTCCCGCATCAGTTTGCCAAGTTGTTTTGTGTTGCGACGATAGCTATAAAGAATAAATGAATAGTCTATAAGTTCATCAGTATTATTTTTGCTTGTATCACTGGCACAGTGGACGGAATTCCTGCCGTACTCGAGATGAATTTTCTTAGGGTTTAACAATACTAGAGGGATATTTGAATATGGCTAAAGTTGATTCGCAGATTGTTAGAAACAACTTTAATGCCTAAGCCACTCTTAGGTTTTAATTCCCTAAACAGCATGACGATTTAGTTTTCGGTTTCCAGGTAGATAGTAATTTGGATTAGAACATcaataaattttatcaaaatgagAGTCTAAATTAAtcaatatttcataacatttttaGCTTCGATGACTTACCTCTCATCATCAATGAGTCTTTTAACAGTGTTCCTAAATTGTTCTTCAGTCACTGTGTCAATAGCAAGTTTGGCGCCAATCTTGTGGTACTCATACTGTTCTGCATTGTACCATTGATCACCCAGCATAGGGAAAGCTATCATAGGGACCCCTGCGGTCAAAGCCTCATCAGTTGATTGAAGACCGCCTTGCATGACAAACAGCTTTATCTTGGGATGTACTGAAAATACAGAATCAATcataagtttttctttaaataggtctcctaaatataacattatggcattaaaattatttgatataTTCAGGAAGTTATTgacgtaattattttttatgtaagccGTCCATTATCGGGACGTAAAAAACCCTGATGAACTTATCACAAggcaataatttaatttattttatagaatccAAATAACtcgtatttatatgtatatgttatcaAAATATGGTTACTTACATAGTAGATCGGACTGTGGCAGCCACTTAAATATCCTAATGTTACTAGTACGTCCGGGGAGCTCATCTTTGTCCCACTTCCACAGCACGTCGTAAGGTAGCTCGGAGAATGCTTTGATCATTAATTGTACCTTCTCTGGAGGTAATAGTGAAGGTTGTACATTTGTACCGAAGCTGACATATATGACACCATGTTTCGAAGAATCCAAGTAGGTCTTGAGATCCtggaaataaatacaaaagaaTTGTAACAAAGAACCTTTTACCCAAATGTCTAATGGGCTGGTAATTTGACCTAATCCGGGTACTGAACCTGAGACGCCGTCTTCAGTTCTCTCTAAAACTTGTGACCACTATTAAAGATTAACGGGGTTGCTATTTCAACAGACATAAATTCCAACACACCCACCTTCGGTAATTCTTCAACAGGTTTTTGATGCATACCACCCATATAAACCACACTTGGAGGGACTGGACGATTTCCTTCCCATACAGGGTGTATATTCAAAAACAACAtatcaacattatttttcaattcattCATAGGAGGAATATCTGGTCCAAACAATCGTTTTGCCATTACGTTCTCTTCCTCTTCAACCTCTTTAAGCACAATATCTAGTTGATATAAGTTCCATAGTTCGGATATCTTCTCCCAGTTTGTCAGGTTATATACCCTCTGGTTCATACTCAGTGGAAACACCAATGGATGCCAAGCAGAGCCTATAGTTTGCACATTGAAGTTCATAGGTCCAAATGAAGACACCAATATCACAGGCACTTTGAATACGTGAGACAACATCAACGCAGGTCTCGCACACGCTTCAAGTAATAACAAATCGTACTTCTGatctttcaaaacatttttcactACACCCTTCTGGATTTGGTCTTCAAAAACCTTGGCTATCAGGTCAAAACCTACTCTCATTTTCTGTACCATAGTTGCGTCTCCCGAAGAAGTTACTTTGTACATTTCTTTCATGATTTCGTAGGAAAAGTGGACATCGATTTCTGTGAGATTAGCAGGAGCTCCTCCTTTTGGGAAGGCGGGATCTGGTGTGATGACCGTGACTTCATGTCCTCGCTTGGCCAGTGCTTGAGTAAGAGGTCGAAACACTACTTGATGACTGATAGACGGTACGGGAAATACAGCTAATATTCTAGCCGCATCATAACAGGTTATTGTTGATGCAAAAACGAGTAAAACAAACGGTAACATTGTGTGAGCACTTGAGATATACTGCGAagaataatatgttttatgtttccttatatatatagatagcaCAGTGTtccttattttgataaaatcagCTGTTTTACGTAACCTGATAGCAATGATTATTCAATTTTATCTAAAGGGATTTTAGGAACTCTGGATATAACAGAAGTTTTGTGTGAGGTGTATTGCAAAATGTTGTGCAACATTTTCACTATAAAATTtggataattataataataactaattgttttttctataacttcaaaatattccaaaaaaaaGCAGTCttaaaaacattgatttatttaactCAGATATAACCAAatctattttttaaacaataaataaatagagcaCTCACGTATTACACAATCTTACACAATCATTACCGTAACTAATCTGGGGCCATCTTCATACACAACAACACATCACTGTCttatctatattattatacaccaTTTTTTTAGTATAAATATAGTCTGAACATTTAGTtggctttaatttttttatcaataggacgtgccacaaaatatttacataacttATAAATGATAAATGAAGCTAGTAGTAGTATACTTAGTGCTATAGAGAGGACGGTAAAAACTAGTTCTAACTCTAAATATTCAGCCCACGACATGTTGGCGGCGGGAGAGCGCAGATGTCGCGCGCCGCCGTGACGCAGCACGTGCTCCGTCCACCACACCGCATTGTCTAATGATTTCATTGGCTGGTCGTGCATCAGGCTTCGAAGTCTCTCAGTATTTTTACGGTAGCTGTAAATAAAGGTAAATGGTTAAATCAAAAGCATATAGATCGATCATAAGATTAACCAACGCTTGGTGCGGTAGGTCCGTAGATAAGTGATCTTGTCGTGACAAGTTTTTCTTCCGCATTGTTGACACGATAAATTGCAGATATCGGCAgttatttgaatttttgaagtagccagaaagtctgacaacaagTTAAGACTTGTTGGTAATTGATAAGCCAGGGGGTGTCGgcttgctcgggtaactgggttgaggaggtcagataggtaatggctctttgtaaaacactggagcTCAGCCATCCAGGTTAGACTGGAGGCCAACCTCAACTTAGTTTGGAAAAGGTAAGGCAGATGattgttttacaaaattaacataataagcAATCATGCTTTTATGATTTACTTTACTCACCTTATATCTCCAACGACTTTTTCAACTGATTTCTTGAACTGTTCCTCAGTCAAAGTGTTCATATTAAGTCGTAATCCGATGTTATGGTACTCGTACTTTTCTACGTTGAACCATTGATCACCCAACATTGGGAAACCAATCAGAGGTACTCCTGCCGTTATAGCTTCATCTGTTGATTGCAGACCTCCTTGTGTTATGAATACTTTAACCTTTGGATGTCCTGAAATACATAAGGTCAAAATTAACTATGAACTCAAAAGATCTATTTAAAAAGGGTGTGCTAATTAAAATGTGCgcttagaataaaaatatggcAAGTGCAGTTGCCTATGAAAAACTTAATACATTAAATACTATTAGATACTTACTCAAAAGATCGGACTGTGGTAACCATTTGAAAATCTTAATATTGCTAGAACGTCCGGGGAGCTCATCTTTGTCCCACTTCCACAGCACGTCGTAAGGTAGCTCAGAGAATACTTTGACCAGGATTCGTACCTTCTCTGGAGGTAACATCGAAGGTTTGACATTTGTACCAAAGCTGACGTATATGACGCCATTTTTTGAAGAATCCAAGTATGTTTTGAGATCCTGCGAATTCGAATATTGAAATTTTAGTATTGTTGGTTCTTCGAAAGAAGTGAAAGCTGAAGACAGGGCGATGGTGATTAAACTTTTAAACTGTGATAAGATTAACGCAATGACTTGTAAATAGAAGTTATCATAATCGAAGTATTACGTATTTACGTCATTATCAGTGTGACCTttggattattttttttaaacgtgaCTATCATATTcgataagatttatttttatcagaatatttttatacattacgGAGATAAATTGCCATGTAATTTTTTGGATTTCGTTTccgtgtttatatttttttactctacCACCTAAATTTTCATCGCTTGCcaatatttaatagtatttaaaattatacaaaattaataatcttACCGCTGGTAATTCCTTTTCAGGCTTTTGATGAACTCCTCCCATATAAATAACGCTAGGAGGGACTGGTCTATTATCTTCCCATAATGGATGAATATTCATCAACAGCATATGGACGTTATTCTTTAATTCCTGTATCGTTGCTATATTTGGTCCAAACAAACGTTTAGCCATATCGTTCTCTGCAACTTCTACCTCATTCATGAGATTGTGTAGTCTGTAAACATTCCATACctcttttaatttttccatCATTGTTAGATTGTAAAGCCTCTGGTTTAAATTTAGAGGGTATAGCAATGGGTGCCATGCCATCCCCATAGTGTCAATATTAAAGTTCAAAGGTCCATATGACGAAACTTGTATCACAGGTACTTTGAACACGTGTGATAATACCAGGGTCGGTCGAGCGCAAGCTTCGACTAGAAGTAGATCAAACTTTTCTTCCTTCAATATTCTTTGTACTTCATCCACTTTCAATTGGATTTCAACTATATTGGCTATCAGATTGAATGCTACTTCCATTTGTTTAATCATGTCTTGTTCTCCTGTAGAAGTGACTGCAAACATTTTACTCCATACCTCGTATGTGAAGTGAACGTCAATTTCTTTGAGAGTTGGTGGTCCTCCTCCTGTTGGGAAGGCGGGGTCTGGTGTGATGACCGTGACTTCATGTCCTCGCCTGGCAAGTTCTTGGGTAAGAGGTCGGAACACTACTTGATGACTGATAGACGGCACTGGGAACATAGCCAGTATTCGAGCCGCATTGTTACCAgttattgatagcaataatataACTGAGGCTAATAACATTGTTGAACATGCGATATGATAGCTATGAGAGACAAAATGAATATGTTTCCTTTTATACATAAAACTTATCACTCGTTTGAATGGAATCGCCTATGAATGCGAGTTTGTTTGCGTTGATTTTAATCTTAACTTCATTGGACTTGTTGGAACTTGTTAATGTAAACGGTGATTTCAGTATCGTATTATTTTGTGCTGGGCAATATTTTTGAGATTACGTAAATATTCAAAAGGTTGCGTATTTTGATCTCACATTTTTGCTATCTAAATTTTGGTCCACACACGATACTATACAGAACACATTGAATGCGGCAGCGAAACTAACGATTCAAGGTTACATAACGTGGAAGTTAAAAATAGATTACGCTGAGTATAAACACGGCGCCCATTGACGGCACAACGCGGTATTTGTTAGCAATCaaactacataaaattaaatagaacgggacagttttaattaattttgtaattatatagTACTTATATTACAATTTCTGTACTGATGGTTGGTTATAATGAAAGCAGAAACCTGCAATCGTTCAAACATCGTACATTACATAGTAAAGCCAGGCTGGTTCCTACTGTCCACGGCGTCACGGGATCCCAAAGGAACCGCTTCCTACTGGATGATAAAAAGCCTATTATGTGGTTTTGTCCGTAGTATGTGTGATGGAAAATCAATGGTTGAGCATGTAGTCCAACCTACCACGCGGAGAATGTTAGACCTGAAGATGCTCCTTATAAactattctataaaaaaaattatcaattcatcatctgtctagacttttcccaattatgttgaggTCTACTTACAGTATACTGATAATGGTACAACtaagtgccagtgttttacatggagagAATGCCAATAAATAAGATGGGCTAGCAATTCGATACTTTAAGGCCAGATTTCATAGTCATGTATTTAGTTGccactgttact
This genomic window from Helicoverpa zea isolate HzStark_Cry1AcR chromosome 24, ilHelZeax1.1, whole genome shotgun sequence contains:
- the LOC124642256 gene encoding UDP-glucosyltransferase 2-like isoform X1, encoding MSPVLLIFLLSISFNDAAKILAMFPVPSISHQVAFRPLTQELAKRGHEVTVITPDPAFPKGEAPANLTEIDVHFTYERARRLYEVTSAGNGNLITGMQFAFNMLIEAFEDEIKVDEVQRLIKEEKFDLILVEACTRSALVLSHVFKAPLIAVSSFGTMNFNVETIGASWHPMLYPDSLGKRIYNLSIKEKLVELWDFYKMNYDILGEIEKREDKMLQRLFGPDTPPISELKNNVEMLFLNIHPIWEGNRAVPPSVVYMGGVHQKPKKELPADLKTFLDSSKNGVIYISFGTNVQPSLLPPEKVQILVKAFSELPYDVLWKWDKDELPGRTSNIRISKWLPQSDLLRHPKIKVFVTQGGLQSTDEAITAGVPLIGFPMLGDQWYNTEKYEHHKIGVKLELETFTGEEFKNTINDVIGDESYRKNIEKLRTLMYDHPMTPLERAVWWTEHVLRHGGARHLRSPAANMSWTQFLELELVLTVLSFVLGFVLLLSLLLYYSYKHFILSAKLKKLKYN
- the LOC124642256 gene encoding UDP-glucosyltransferase 2-like isoform X2 — encoded protein: MSPVLLIFLLSISFNDAAKILAMFPVPSISHQVAFRPLTQELAKRGHEVTVITPDPAFPKGEAPANLTEIDVHFTYERARRLYEVTSAGNGNLITGMQFAFNMLIEAFEDEIKVDEVQRLIKEEKFDLILVEACTRSALVLSHVFKAPLIAVSSFGTMNFNVETIGASWHPMLYPDSLGKRIYNLSIKEKLVELWDFYKMNYDILGEIEKREDKMLQRLFGPDTPPISELKNNVEMLFLNIHPIWEGNRAVPPSVVYMGGVHQKPKKELPADLKTFLDSSKNGVIYISFGTNVQPSLLPPEKVQILVKAFSELPYDVLWKWDKDELPGRTSNIRISKWLPQSDLLRHPKIKVFVTQGGLQSTDEAITAGVPLIGFPMLGDQWYNTEKYEHHKIGVKLELETFTGEEFKNTINDVIGDESYRKNIEKLRTLMYDHPMTPLERAVWWTEHVLRHGGARHLRSPAANMSWTQFLELELVLTVLAVLLPVVFLLSILLYKIFKYVILSPKEKIKSN
- the LOC124642258 gene encoding UDP-glycosyltransferase UGT5-like; this encodes MLPFVLLVFASTITCYDAARILAVFPVPSISHQVVFRPLTQALAKRGHEVTVITPDPAFPKGGAPANLTEIDVHFSYEIMKEMYKVTSSGDATMVQKMRVGFDLIAKVFEDQIQKGVVKNVLKDQKYDLLLLEACARPALMLSHVFKVPVILVSSFGPMNFNVQTIGSAWHPLVFPLSMNQRVYNLTNWEKISELWNLYQLDIVLKEVEEEENVMAKRLFGPDIPPMNELKNNVDMLFLNIHPVWEGNRPVPPSVVYMGGMHQKPVEELPKDLKTYLDSSKHGVIYVSFGTNVQPSLLPPEKVQLMIKAFSELPYDVLWKWDKDELPGRTSNIRIFKWLPQSDLLLHPKIKLFVMQGGLQSTDEALTAGVPMIAFPMLGDQWYNAEQYEYHKIGAKLAIDTVTEEQFRNTVKRLIDDESYRRNTKQLGKLMRDLPVHPLENAVWWTEHVLRHGGARHLRSPAANMSWTQYLELELVFTVLSVALSFVLLISLLLYSLWKYFSISLEHKKLKDN
- the LOC124642252 gene encoding UDP-glucosyltransferase 2-like yields the protein MYKRKHIHFVSHSYHIACSTMLLASVILLLSITGNNAARILAMFPVPSISHQVVFRPLTQELARRGHEVTVITPDPAFPTGGGPPTLKEIDVHFTYEVWSKMFAVTSTGEQDMIKQMEVAFNLIANIVEIQLKVDEVQRILKEEKFDLLLVEACARPTLVLSHVFKVPVIQVSSYGPLNFNIDTMGMAWHPLLYPLNLNQRLYNLTMMEKLKEVWNVYRLHNLMNEVEVAENDMAKRLFGPNIATIQELKNNVHMLLMNIHPLWEDNRPVPPSVIYMGGVHQKPEKELPADLKTYLDSSKNGVIYVSFGTNVKPSMLPPEKVRILVKVFSELPYDVLWKWDKDELPGRSSNIKIFKWLPQSDLLRHPKVKVFITQGGLQSTDEAITAGVPLIGFPMLGDQWFNVEKYEYHNIGLRLNMNTLTEEQFKKSVEKVVGDISYRKNTERLRSLMHDQPMKSLDNAVWWTEHVLRHGGARHLRSPAANMSWAEYLELELVFTVLSIALSILLLASFIIYKLCKYFVARPIDKKIKAN